One Nymphaea colorata isolate Beijing-Zhang1983 chromosome 12, ASM883128v2, whole genome shotgun sequence genomic window, CATTTGCTCGATGGAAAGAGGGGGAGGGAGGGGGCTAGGACCAAGAAGCTAGAACCAAGAGTGAGAAAGAAGGCATTTTAGGTAAAGGGACTTTTGTCATTCGACTGGGGATGGAAACCCGCTTCTAATGTATTGACTTCTGTCGGGGGCATGATGAACCCTTCCCCTCGCTAGGAAATAATTCCCAAAGTCAAACCAAAAAGCACTCACAACTTTCAAGGAGGGGAACTTGCAACTTTGAATTGCATGACGTGGCGTAATTGAGTCAAGTGAAGCGAGTGAGACGCAATGAAAAGCGTCGGTGCATTCAAAGTTGTGAGTTTTGGGCTTTGCTAATATCAGAACGTGATATTGGGGGAAGGAAATACGGGAGTCTCTGGAGGGAAGAGGAAAGAGATAGTCAAAAAAGCATCATTGTTTGCTTGAAAGGTTAGATCTGATTACCCTCGCCTTGAAATTCCCTCGCCGATAGCCCTTCATccgcctttttttttcctggcaTATCCGTTCTCAGTGGTTCTCTCCATGCCTTCCCTTTTTCTCCTATGATCACAAGGTGGGAGGGAGGCCTACTATGAAAGGGTTCTTTCGCTTCTTGTAATTGAGATGGAGTCATCAATAGGGCTCAGAATCTAAGCATAGTCAGTGGTACCCACGTTCTTCCGTGCTCGTAGGCGTACTCCCCTATTTGTCCTATGCATCTAGAAACAGGTCTCACAAATGTGAATTTCCCTATTGCATCCAGCCGCTTCATGTGAATAGGTTATACATAAGGGTTGGTTGGTTATATACTTTGATGCACATTTCTTCTTCGAACCTTTTGTTATGTATTGCCCCCTTGAACTATAGATCATATCCACTGGACGAACAACTCCATTCTGCACTGCTACTAAGTCGTCGGACTGATCCACCAAGGGAATCGTGGAATTTCTGCTTGTAGATTGCGTTGGGGGAAATCTACCTGAACATAGGCAGATTATCACTCCTTTCCTGCTGCTAAGGAAGAGCAAGGAAGACAATCAAATTCTTGTTTTTTCACCAGCGCCCCCTTTCGGGTATGTGGGTACTCAGAGTCCTCTCACTACCAACCAGCCAGTAGACAGCATCTAACTGGGTCTTGCCGGTATCAACAACGAGAAAAATCAACCAAACAGAAACAGCAACTCACTATGGCTCTTGGCCCAACAACGTCCTAGGCGTAGGAGAGATCAGAGCAACAGGGAATCGCCTAGACAACGCCCATCCTGAGCTGCAGTAAGTAGATCGAGAGGTTGTTCCACCCCTTGCCCCCAAAGATGGGTAATATGTTTTCATACAATTTTGCTCCAATCTGACCTATCCAGCGAGCGATCCCAGTCCGCGGCAGAGAACAAGACATCAAGCGAGCTTGTTCGCTTTATTTCCACCAAGCACGAAAGTGTCAGGATAATTGTAGGTCGGTGGCTACCTAAGGAAACTCTGCTTTGATCTGCCTCATGGCTAGGAGGCATCTACCTCATCCCGATCACAAGGAGAGGTTCACCATGCCTACTCACTCAGACAATGCTCTTCACacttttttgttctgtttcgAATGCCCCCTTCCCCTGAGTCATAGGCAGCGCCTCAGAAAGCACAGACGAGTCACATGCAGGGAAACTTGCACGTGTGGTTCTGGCCAGGGACCTCGGTATACTGTACTAATATGTGTAGGTCCCCATAATTCGAGTGATATTGTCATGGCGCAAAAGCAGATATGGTCTGTTATTCCCTTGTCAGAAAGCAGATATTGTCATGGCGCAAAAGCAGATATGGTTATGTTCTTCATTCCTTGTCTACCAAAAACTAATTGAGCTTTGTCTGATCTCCCAGAAGTGGAAGATGAATCAGTTGCCCGCTATAATGTAGAATATGCCCGAGATGCGATCCTTTATAGTTCATTGTTGGCAGAAGCCAATGTCCTGGGGTCACGGGGACTAATTGTGACTGAAATAAGGGGTGGGTCTTTACCATCTAAACTCCTTGGAGGTTGAGGAGAATGCACCGTAAGGTTGCTTCTTAGGATTTGCGTAGGTTGGTAGTCAGGATTTGCATGGATTGAAGTCGCTAGAGAGGATGCCGACAGCCGCTCCCTATACACGTTCGGCCATGGAGAGAAGGGAACatggacaagaaaaagaagcagaGATAGAGGAGGTCGTCAGTTTGCAAGAGTTTTCCAGTCACTGCCAGTACGGGGGTTGGAAGAGAGAGGCACGGTAGCCGCCAGCCATGAGAGATCCCACGcatggagaagagagagaaaacgagaaG contains:
- the LOC116265260 gene encoding LOW QUALITY PROTEIN: uncharacterized protein LOC116265260 (The sequence of the model RefSeq protein was modified relative to this genomic sequence to represent the inferred CDS: deleted 2 bases in 2 codons; substituted 3 bases at 3 genomic stop codons); this translates as MHISSSNLLLCIAPLNYRSYPLDEQLHSALLLSRRTDPPRESWNFSPPFGYVGTQSPLTTNQPXTASNWVLPERSEQQGSPRQRPSXAAVSRSRGCSTPCPQRWVICFHTILLQSDLSSERSQSAAENKTSSELVRFISTKHESVRIIVGRWLPKETLLXSASWLGGIYLIPITRRGSPCLLTQTMLFTLFCSVSNAPFP